Proteins co-encoded in one Arachis stenosperma cultivar V10309 chromosome 7, arast.V10309.gnm1.PFL2, whole genome shotgun sequence genomic window:
- the LOC130941474 gene encoding boron transporter 4-like → MEGLKSPFKGVVNDIRARSFHYKQDWSSAIHSGFGILAPTTYIFFASALPVIAFGEQISRDTDGSLSTVETLASTAICGFIHSIFGGQPLLVLGVAEPTIIMYTYLYNFAKDRDGLGQQLFLAWAGWVCVWTALLLFLLAIFNAGNIINRFTRIAGELFGMLITVLFIQQAIKGMVSEFKVPKEGNPTLEKYQFHWLYANGLLGIIFTFGLLYTSLKSRRARSWLYGTGWFRNFIADYGVPLMVVLWTALSFTVPSKVPSGVPRRLVSPLAWDSTSLHHWTVIKDMGKVSPTYIFAAFIPAIMIAGLYFFDHSVASQLAQQKEFNLKKPSAYHYDILLLGFMTLLCGLIGLPPSNGVLPQSPMHTKSLAVLKKQLIRRKMVKSAKESIKQKASKSEIYGNLQAVFIEMDSTQDNHSVVKELAELKEIVLNGEDKGENKESTFDPEKHIDAYLPVRVNEQRVSNLLQSLLVGASVFAMPAIKKIPTSVLWGYFAYMAIDSLPGNQFWERILLLFVTPSRWYKLLEGDHASFVESVPFKHIMLFTLFQCVYFLVCFGVTWIPIAGILFPLPFFVLITLRQHILPKFFIPHHLRELDAAEYEEIAGAPRLSLNMSFKEVESPIVGSREKDDAEMLDELTTSRGEVKVRTFSFNEERQSQVYPDERVSEMDPHSHNDRERQ, encoded by the exons ATGGAAGGCTTAAAATCACCTTTCAAGGGTGTTGTAAACGACATTCGTGCAAGATCTTTTCACTATAAACAAGATTGGTCTTCTGCTATACACTCAGGATTTGG GATATTGGCTCCAACAACCTATATTTTCTTTGCTTCTGCGCTTCCTGTTATTGCATTTGGGGAGCAAATAAGTAGAGACACAG ATGGAAGTTTGAGTACAGTGGAAACACTGGCTTCTACTGCCATATGTGGATTTATACACTCAATATTTGGTGGTCAACCTCTGCTTGTACTTGGTGTTGCTGAGCCAACCATAATCATGTATACATATTTATACAACTTTGCCAAAGATAGAGATGGTTTGGGACAACAACTCTTTTTGGCTTGGGCAGGATG GGTTTGTGTTTGGACTGCTCTCTTGTTATTTCTTCTAGCAATATTCAATGCTGGAAATATCATCAATAGATTTACAAGGATTGCTGGTGAGCTTTTTGGAATGCTGATTACAGTCTTGTTCATTCAACAGGCTATTAAG GGAATGGTGAGTGAGTTTAAGGTTCCTAAGGAGGGGAACCCAACATTGGAAAAGTATCAGTTTCATTGGTTGTATGCTAATGGATTACTGGGTATTATATTCACCTTTGGCCTTCTCTATACTTCCTTAAAAAGCAGAAGAGCAAGGTCATGGTTATATGGAACAG GTTGGTTCAGAAATTTCATTGCAGATTATGGGGTGCCTCTCATGGTGGTGCTCTGGACAGCCTTATCATTCACAGTACCAAGTAAAGTTCCTTCTGGAGTTCCAAGAAGACTTGTTTCTCCTCTTGCTTGGGATTCCACATCTTTGCATCATTGGACTGTCATCAAA GACATGGGCAAGGTTTCACCAACATATATATTTGCTGCTTTTATTCCTGCCATAATGATAGCAGGACTTTATTTCTTTGATCACAGTGTTGCTTCACAGTTAGCACAGCAGAAGGAATTCAACCTAAAGAAGCCTTCTGCATATCACTATGACATATTGCTACTAGGATTCATG ACTTTGCTTTGTGGATTAATTGGCCTGCCTCCTTCAAATGGAGTTCTGCCTCAATCCCCTATGCACACCAAGAGCCTGGCTGTTCTCAAGAAACAG TTGATAAGAAGAAAGATGGTTAAAAGTGCCAAAGAAAGCATAAAGCAGAAAGCAAGCAAATCAGAAATCTATGGGAATCTGCAGGCTGTGTTTATAGAAATGGATAGCACTCAAGAT AACCATTCAGTGGTCAAAGAACTAGCTGAACTAAAAGAGATTGTCCTAAATGGTGAAGATAAAGGAGAAAACAAGGAGAGTACATTTGATCCTGAGAAACACATTGATGCATATCTACCAGTGAGAGTAAATGAGCAGAGAGTGAGCAATCTCTTACAATCACTCCTTGTTGGAGCATCAGTGTTTGCTATGCCTGCCATAAAAAAGATTCCAACTTCAGTTCTATGGGGATACTTTGCATACATGGCCATTGATAGTCTTCCAGGGAATCAATTCTGGGAAAGAATACTACTACTCTTTGTGACACCTAGTAGGTGGTACAA GTTGTTGGAAGGGGATCATGCTTCTTTTGTTGAGTCAGTACCATTCAAACATATAATGTTATTCACACTGTTCCAATGTGTGTATTTCTTGGTTTGTTTTGGAGTGACATGGATTCCTATAGCTGGAATATTGTTTCCCTTGCCTTTCTTTGTGTTGATCACACTGAGGCAGCATATTCTCCCAAAATTCTTCATTCCTCACCATCTAAGGGAACTAGATGCTGCTGAATATGAAGAAATAGCAGGTGCTCCAAGATTGAGTCTCAACATGTCTTTTAAG GAGGTGGAATCACCTATTGTTGGATCAAGAGAAAAAGATGATGCTGAAATGTTAGATGAGTTAACTACTAGCAGAGGAGAGGTGAAGGTCAGAACTTTTAGCTTCAATGAAGAAAGACAAAGCCAG GTTTATCCAGATGAAAGAGTGAGTGAAATGGATCCACACTCACACAATGATAGGGAGAGGCAATGA
- the LOC130939199 gene encoding protein DUF642 L-GALACTONO-1,4-LACTONE-RESPONSIVE GENE 2-like has protein sequence MKMQNLTLLLVLFLSTSHSAFSITDGLLPNGNFELGPKRGQLKGSVVTAQNAIPNWSVTGYVEYIQSGQKQGDMLLVVPEGAYAIRLGNEASIKQNVKLVKGLHYAITFSAARTCAQEEKLNVSVVPTNEKRDWGQIPIQTMYGSNGWESFSCGFVADFQDAQIVIHNPGVEEDPACGPLIDSVALKVLNPPRRTRANLLKNGNFEEGPYVFPNASWGVLIPPHIEDAHSPLIGWIVESLKAVKYIDSEHFSVPEGKRAIELVAGKESAIAQVVITTVGRIYDLTFAVGDASNACEGSMMVEAFAGKDTVQVPYQSKGKGGFIRGKLRFKAVSTRTRVRFLSTYYTMKNDNSGSLCGPVIDDVKLLSVRYPRHA, from the exons ATGAAAATGCAGAATCTGACTCTGCTTTTAGTGCTATTCCTCTCAACCTCCCACTCTGCTTTCTCCATCACAGACG GATTATTGCCGAATGGGAACTTCGAACTGGGCCCAAAACGGGGCCAACTAAAGGGCTCAGTAGTTACGGCCCAAAATGCAATTCCTAATTGGAGCGTAACGGGCTACGTAGAATACATACAATCAGGGCAGAAACAAGGTGACATGCTTCTTGTTGTGCCCGAAGGTGCTTACGCTATTAGGCTCGGCAACGAAGCTTCCATCAAGCAAAACGTGAAGCTCGTGAAGGGGTTGCACTATGCCATAACGTTCAGTGCTGCACGCACGTGCGCACAGGAGGAGAAGCTCAACGTGTCTGTGGTTCCAACCAATGAGAAGAGAGATTGGGGTCAGATCCCCATTCAAACCATGTATGGTAGCAATGGTTGGGAGTCCTTTTCTTGTGGCTTCGTTGCTGATTTTCAAGATGCTCAGATTGTCATCCATAACCCTGGTGTTGAAGAAGACCCTGCTTGTGGCCCACTCATTGATTCCGTTGCCTTGAAGGTCTTGAACCcaccaagaagaaccagag CGAATTTGCTGAAGAATGGAAACTTCGAAGAAGGGCCATATGTGTTTCCAAACGCATCTTGGGGGGTTCTGATCCCACCACACATTGAAGATGCTCACAGTCCTCTAATAGGGTGGATAGTTGAGTCTCTGAAAGCAGTGAAGTACATTGATTCAGAACACTTCTCTGTCCCTGAGGGCAAAAGAGCCATTGAACTTGTTGCAGGGAAAGAGAGCGCAATTGCGCAAGTTGTGATCACCACAGTTGGAAGGATCTATGACCTCACCTTTGCCGTTGGTGACGCCAGCAATGCATGTGAAGGGTCCATGATGGTTGAAGCATTCGCTGGCAAAGACACAGTCCAAGTCCCTTACCAATCTAAGGGCAAAGGAGGGTTTATCAGAGGCAAGTTGAGGTTCAAGGCTGTGTCAACACGGACCCGTGTTAGGTTCCTAAGCACGTATTACACCATGAAGAATGATAACTCTGGTTCGCTTTGTGGACCCGTCATTGATGACGTCAAATTGCTTAGCGTCCGTTACCCTAGACATGCTTAA